One window of the Eucalyptus grandis isolate ANBG69807.140 chromosome 8, ASM1654582v1, whole genome shotgun sequence genome contains the following:
- the LOC104415363 gene encoding uncharacterized protein LOC104415363 isoform X2, translating into MADHRPVDGAGENPLAELELILESDPLIDEVGFIHPTQLASLSEEEGVDAPGPKNPRFWSRDGKLGISTEVLLPLYKEARRAFFDAVRDFRTRCGSGGDGGGGGVGCEVMKHSRALLLVSSDFGTAWNSRKLVASKEESFSMYMDELRLSELILSYSPKSDQAWSHRRWVIERIAGQTSSLPEIIMKESELVEKIAEVMYELKESKTWAGLHVADSSCFNYRRRLMTRILEDLCCKDGVSSVDYSFEVYQCWKDELDWDEILIKRYIGREGLWLYRRFLSLCWIRHFTTHAHSTSCNSNYIAEQTTDPSFFLDKELDLVGSSLVVQDDHFDDFQAQALYSTTYILWLAKQMPSPLEIELRQRLTARNMNDLLSEFCPNSSFLCGSSAEDAK; encoded by the exons ATGGCCGACCACCGCCCCGTCGACGGCGCCGGCGAGAATCCATTGgccgagctcgagctcatcCTGGAGTCCGATCCACTCAT CGACGAAGTTGGGTTTATTCACCCGACCCAGCTCGCGTCGCTCAGCGAGGAGGAGGGCGTTGATGCTCCGGGTCCCAAGAATCCGAGATTTTGGAGCAGGGACGGGAAGCTGGGAATCTCGACCGAGGTGCTCTTGCCGCTGTACAAAGAAGCGAGGCGGGCGTTTTTCGATGCGGTCCGAGATTTTAGGACGCGATGCGGCTCGGGCGGTGATGGTGGGGGTGGAGGGGTTGGATGCGAGGTGATGAAGCATAGCAGGGCTTTGTTGTTGGTGAGCTCGGATTTTGGTACAGCTTGGAATTCGAG AAAGCTAGTTGCATCAAAGGAGGAGTCCTTCTCAATGTACATGGATGAATTACGCTTATCAGAACTTATCCTTTCTTATTCTCCTAAAAGCGATCAAGCATGGAGCCATAG gCGTTGGGTGATCGAGAGGATTGCTGGACAAACTTCGTCTCTTCCGGAGATTATCATGAAAGAGTCTGAGCTAGTGGAGAAGATAGCCGAG GTGATGTATGAATTGAAGGAATCCAAAACTTGGGCTGGATTGCATGTTGCTGATAGTTCATGCTTTAATTATCGCAGA CGGCTTATGACGAGGATCCTGGAGGACCTCTGCTGCAAGGATGGAGTTTCTTCTGTCGATTACAGTTTTGAAGTTTATCAATGTTGGAAG GATGAGCTTGACTGGGatgaaattttgataaagaGATACATTGGCAGAGAG GGTTTGTGGCTCTACCGTCGCTTCCTCTCCCTGTGCTGGATAAGACATTTCACGACTCATGCGCATTCTACATCCTGCAATTCCAATTACATTGCTGAACAGACCACGGACCCCAGCTTCTTTTTGGATAAGGAACTGGACCTTGTTGGCTCCAGTTTGGTTGTCCAAGATGATCACTTTGATGATTTCCAAGCGCAGGCACTATATTCCACTACTTACATCTTATGGTTGGCAAAG CAAATGCCCAGTCCTCTTGAGATTGAACTGCGACAAAGGCTAACAGCAAGGAATATGAATGACTTGCTGAGTGAATTTTGCCCCAATAGTTCCTTCCTCTGTGGGTCTTCAGCAGAAGATGCAAAATAA
- the LOC104415363 gene encoding protein prenyltransferase alpha subunit repeat-containing protein 1 isoform X1 has protein sequence MADHRPVDGAGENPLAELELILESDPLIDEVGFIHPTQLASLSEEEGVDAPGPKNPRFWSRDGKLGISTEVLLPLYKEARRAFFDAVRDFRTRCGSGGDGGGGGVGCEVMKHSRALLLVSSDFGTAWNSRKLVASKEESFSMYMDELRLSELILSYSPKSDQAWSHRRWVIERIAGQTSSLPEIIMKESELVEKIAERSKMNYRAWNHRCWLVSYMTKERVMYELKESKTWAGLHVADSSCFNYRRRLMTRILEDLCCKDGVSSVDYSFEVYQCWKDELDWDEILIKRYIGREGLWLYRRFLSLCWIRHFTTHAHSTSCNSNYIAEQTTDPSFFLDKELDLVGSSLVVQDDHFDDFQAQALYSTTYILWLAKQMPSPLEIELRQRLTARNMNDLLSEFCPNSSFLCGSSAEDAK, from the exons ATGGCCGACCACCGCCCCGTCGACGGCGCCGGCGAGAATCCATTGgccgagctcgagctcatcCTGGAGTCCGATCCACTCAT CGACGAAGTTGGGTTTATTCACCCGACCCAGCTCGCGTCGCTCAGCGAGGAGGAGGGCGTTGATGCTCCGGGTCCCAAGAATCCGAGATTTTGGAGCAGGGACGGGAAGCTGGGAATCTCGACCGAGGTGCTCTTGCCGCTGTACAAAGAAGCGAGGCGGGCGTTTTTCGATGCGGTCCGAGATTTTAGGACGCGATGCGGCTCGGGCGGTGATGGTGGGGGTGGAGGGGTTGGATGCGAGGTGATGAAGCATAGCAGGGCTTTGTTGTTGGTGAGCTCGGATTTTGGTACAGCTTGGAATTCGAG AAAGCTAGTTGCATCAAAGGAGGAGTCCTTCTCAATGTACATGGATGAATTACGCTTATCAGAACTTATCCTTTCTTATTCTCCTAAAAGCGATCAAGCATGGAGCCATAG gCGTTGGGTGATCGAGAGGATTGCTGGACAAACTTCGTCTCTTCCGGAGATTATCATGAAAGAGTCTGAGCTAGTGGAGAAGATAGCCGAG AGATCAAAGATGAATTACCGTGCCTGGAATCATCGCTGTTGGTTGGTTTCATACATGACAAAGGAACGA GTGATGTATGAATTGAAGGAATCCAAAACTTGGGCTGGATTGCATGTTGCTGATAGTTCATGCTTTAATTATCGCAGA CGGCTTATGACGAGGATCCTGGAGGACCTCTGCTGCAAGGATGGAGTTTCTTCTGTCGATTACAGTTTTGAAGTTTATCAATGTTGGAAG GATGAGCTTGACTGGGatgaaattttgataaagaGATACATTGGCAGAGAG GGTTTGTGGCTCTACCGTCGCTTCCTCTCCCTGTGCTGGATAAGACATTTCACGACTCATGCGCATTCTACATCCTGCAATTCCAATTACATTGCTGAACAGACCACGGACCCCAGCTTCTTTTTGGATAAGGAACTGGACCTTGTTGGCTCCAGTTTGGTTGTCCAAGATGATCACTTTGATGATTTCCAAGCGCAGGCACTATATTCCACTACTTACATCTTATGGTTGGCAAAG CAAATGCCCAGTCCTCTTGAGATTGAACTGCGACAAAGGCTAACAGCAAGGAATATGAATGACTTGCTGAGTGAATTTTGCCCCAATAGTTCCTTCCTCTGTGGGTCTTCAGCAGAAGATGCAAAATAA
- the LOC104415364 gene encoding pentatricopeptide repeat-containing protein At3g04760, chloroplastic: MASLGSLELLPQALPFASQPKPTSRSHQVRTFVRCGHLNQPNEAKPSLNPPKISAFADTRLTHVQSPDSKDAHLIKLFGRSCKVGKFTEALYFLERMVTRGYKPDVILCTKLIKGLFKLRNFEKAVRVMEILEKYGKPDVFSYNAVISGFCKANRVESANRVLQRMSSQGFSPDVVTYNIMIGSLCSRGKLDLALKLLDQLLKDNCQPSVITFTILIEATIMEGGLDKSLKLLDEMLSRGLRPDMYTYNAIIRGLCREGMVDRALEFVKSLNSRGCKPDVISYNILLRALLNQGKWDDGEKLVEEMMVEGCEPNVVTYSIFISSLCREGKIEDAMSVLKVMVENELTPDAYSYDPLIAALCKERKLDMAIKFLDQMISNGCLPDIVNYNTILATLCKNGNRDQALEIFAKLDEVGCSPNVSSYNTMFSALWSSGDRYRALEMISEMVSKGIDPDNITYNSLISCLCRDGMVDEALSLLVDMERSGFSSTVISYNIVILGLSKVSRIDDAIEVLAVMVEKGIRPNETTFILLIEGISFAGWRAEAMELANSLTAIDAISEDSFKRLKRTFPMLGVFKELSYLETK, translated from the coding sequence ATGGCGTCGCTTGGCTCGCTAGAGCTCTTGCCTCAGGCCCTCCCCTTCGCCTCCCAACCAAAACCCACTTCACGTTCGCACCAAGTTCGCACCTTTGTTAGGTGTGGACATCTCAATCAACCGAACGAAGCTAAACCCTCCTTGAACCCACCAAAGATCAGTGCTTTTGCCGACACCAGGCTGACCCATGTCCAGTCCCCTGATTCCAAGGACGCCCATTTGATCAAGCTCTTCGGTAGGTCCTGCAAAGTGGGCAAGTTCACTGAGGCCCTCTACTTTCTCGAGCGCATGGTGACAAGAGGGTATAAGCCTGATGTCATTCTTTGCACAAAGCTCATTAAAGGGTTGTTCAAGTTGAGGAACTTCGAGAAGGCGGTCCGGGTCATGGAGATTTTGGAGAAGTATGGCAAGCCGGATGTGTTCTCATATAATGCGGTCATCAGCGGCTTTTGCAAGGCGAATCGGGTCGAATCCGCCAATCGGGTCCTTCAGAGGATGAGCAGCCAGGGGTTCTCGCCAGATGTCGTCACGTATAATATCATGATTGGGAGTCTTTGTAGTAGGGGGAAGCTCGATTTGGCTCTCAAGTTGTTGGATCAGTTATTGAAGGACAATTGCCAGCCGAGTGTGATTACATTCACTATATTGATAGAGGCGACTATTATGGAGGGCGGGCTTGATAAATCTCTGAAACTTTTGGATGAGATGTTATCGAGAGGGCTGCGACCAGACATGTACACCTATAATGCAATAATTAGGGGATTGTGCAGAGAAGGGATGGTGGATCGAGCTCTTGAGTTTGTTAAAAGCTTGAATTCTCGGGGTTGCAAACCCGATGTTATATCTTATAATATCCTCCTGAGGGCACTTTTGAATCAAGGGAAATGGGATGATGGCGAGAAGTTGGTGGAAGAGATGATGGTGGAAGGGTGTGAACCGAATGTTGTAACCTACAGCATTTTCATCAGTTCTCTATGCCGTGAGGGGAAAATTGAGGACGCAATGAGTGTCTTAAAGGTTATGGTTGAGAATGAGTTGACTCCAGATGCTTATAGTTATGATCCGCTGATCGCTGCATTATGCAAGGAGAGAAAATTAGACATGGCGATAAAATTTCTAGATCAGATGATATCTAACGGATGCTTGCCAGATATTGTAAACTACAATACAATCCTTGCCACTCTTTGCAAGAATGGAAATCGTGACCAGGCTTTGGAGATCTTCGCAAAGTTAGATGAAGTTGGTTGTTCTCCTAATGTTAGTTCTTATAACACAATGTTTAGCGCACTTTGGAGCTCTGGAGATAGATATAGGGCTCTGGAAATGATATCGGAAATGGTAAGCAAAGGAATTGACCCCGACAATATCACCTATAATTCGCTCATATCTTGTTTGTGTAGAGATGGTATGGTGGATGAGGCTCTAAGTTTGTTGGTAGACATGGAAAGGAGCGGGTTCAGTTCAACGGTGATCAGTTATAACATTGTTATACTTGGGTTGAGCAAAGTGAGTAGGATAGATGATGCAATTGAAGTGCTTGCTGTCATGGTCGAAAAAGGAATCCGACCAAACGAAACCACTTTTATATTGTTGATTGAAGGGATAAGTTTTGCAGGATGGAGAGCCGAGGCGATGGAACTGGCCAATTCTCTTACTGCCATTGATGCTATTTCTGAAGATTCATTTAAGCGTTTGAAAAGGACGTTTCCCATGCTTGGTGTTTTCAAAGAGCTTAGTTACTTGGAAACTAAGTAG